The bacterium sequence TTCACTCTATGCTTTTTAGTATCTCACCTAAATCATAAATCTTTAATACACGCGGCTCTTTCAATATCCTTTTTATAATTGCTGGTGAAAAACCCTCTTCATAAGCAAAACAATCATTAGAATGGGGTATTAAAACCACAGGTTTAATCGTATTGGATGCCTTTATAAGGATATTCTCTGAAAAATGATATTTATTCCTGTCTAATAATAGATAATGAAATCCTTCGCTATAAGCAATTTTTGCTTCATCAATAGAATTTAAAAATCTTGCATTTTTACTTCCTCCATAAAAATCAGATACAGGGGTTAAGCTTATATGTTTTACTCCTTTATGTGCCTTCATCCATTCTATTGCACTTTTGTATCCAGACCTCATCCTCATTGTCTTTGGAATATAAAAAATGGCATTTCCAACAATAAGAATAATGCTTAAAAAAAGCAGGGCTTTCTTTTTATAAAAAAGCTTTCCCAAACCAAAAGATATTATTAAAACAATGAATGGATATGTAACAGAGAATACCCTTGCATATTTAATAGGACAGATAACTGCCCAAAAGAATGTTGGAATAAAAAAGAGAAGGAAGATGCTTAATTCTTTAAAGGATAGCCTTTTTATATTAATAAGAAAGGCTATAATCCCAAGCACAAGAAGAAAGACAAAAAGCCAGCCATCATGTGCAACCAAAAGGTTTATATAATAGAAAAGACCACTTCCCTCAAGCTCGGGAGGAACTCCGCTTGGACCCATAGGTTGGGAAAAAGTATCTTCAAATTTAATGTGGTAGCGGGTCAATCTCCTAATAACCCTCTTTAAGAATAAAGAAAAGATTTCAGAAGGAGAATGTGCTTCACCAAGATTTGTTTGAATAAGAAGTTGCCCAAAATAGGTAAAACGAGAGCCAAGAACAGAAATGTATTTTTCAAAGCCTCTTGCGTAGATAATGTATTTGGCTAATAAAGAGATTGCCTGAAATATCAATAATGGGATAGTCATAGAAAAGCCAAATATAAGCAATTTTCTAAATTTAAGCCTTGATTTAATTAAATATATAAACTCAAGAAATAGAAATATTAACGGAACGAAGAAATAGGAATAGTGGCAAGTAACCCCATATCCTATGCTAAAACCAGATATAATTAGATAGATATTTCTTTTCGTTGGCTTTCTCATAGAATAAAGCCAAAAAAGACATCCTAATATCATAAATAAAGTTGCAGGGCTTACGGGAAGAGCAGAACGGGAATATAAAATGGAAAGGCCTAGAATGCTATAAATGAAACAAGATAAAAGCCCAAAGAATGGATTCCATAATTCCTTACCAATAAAAAATACAACAAGTGTGGTTAATACATCACAAATTCCAGAGACTATTATAGCTGCATAATCATGGATACCTACAAATAATGAAGGAAGGGCCATTAAAGAGTAAAAGCCTGGCTTGGCACTACTTGGATAATACCCTCCATCCTTCTCATAAAATAAATCTTTTAATTGGGGTTGCTTAATAGCAAATAGATTTTTTATTGCCCAATCTAATGTTATTGTAATGGTTTTTACTCCTTGTAAATAACTACCTTCGTCATGTTGAACAAGACCTTTTTCTTTGATTCCATAAAATCTTAATATTGAAGCAAGAAAAAGGATAAAAATTAAAATTAATTTATACCTCATCTTTTTTATATTTGTATGCAAAATATAAAGACCAAAAGCTTTTTTTGCCTTCAAAAATAAACTTTTTTTCCATAGAGGATATAATTTCAAATGGGCTTGAGACATGATGTTTTTCAATGCCCTCAAAGCCAATTATCTTAAATAAAAAATTCATAGCTTTATTTACATTTGGAAATCCAATAATTGCCTTTCCTCCTGGGGTAAGAACCCTTTTTATCTCTTGTGTAGCCTTGTCTAAATCCAGAATATGCTCAAGCACACTTATACAAACTATACAATCAAAGTTATTATCGGGATAGGGTAAATCTAGGATATTCCCTACTTTTAGAGAAGATTCAATCCCTTCTTTTTTTAGCATATTATAAACCAAATCGGTTTTATTATGAATATCAATACCATAAATTTCTTCAAATCTCTTCTTTAGTTCAGGAAACAAAATTCCACTTCCATAGCCAATCTCAAGAACCCTTTGTTTCCTTTCTTTTCCTATTAAGTTTAAAACCATTTCTAAGCGATTTAAATAGAACCACTTTATAACCGGAAGATAGTAATATTTTAAAGGATCTTCTTCATTTGTAGCCTTAATATTTTCTTTTGAAGGAATTTGAATTTTCATAAATACTCTCCTGAAATCACCAAAGAACCAGCTATTTCTTTTAAGATTGGTATCTTCTCAAACATTCCTCCCATCCATTTAACGATTGGAATTAAACATTCTGGTATTATAAGGATGGAGAAAATCATTCTTCCAGCAGGTGTTTCCCATCCCCAAATAAGACCTGCACTATCCTTTATCTTCTTACTATGTAAGATTTCTCTTTCAATTCTATCCATTTCTAATTAAATTTTAACTTTAAAGCACCAATTATAGCCATCCTTAAAAGCAAAATGCCATGCTTAAACCTACTTATCTTTATCTCTCCATATGTTCTTGGTTTATACCTTATTGGAACCTCAACAATCTTAAGGTTCAATTTACATGCTCCAAAGAGAAGCTCAAAGTCTCCAAATGGGTCAAAATCCCCAAAAAATTTTTTATTTTCTTTAATCCTTTCATAGTCTTTCTTAAAAAAAACCTTTGTTCCACATAAGGTATCTGTAATCCTTTGTTCAAAGATCCATAAAAACATTAAAGCAAAAATTTTGTTGGCTATTTTATTCAAGAACCTCATTGAATCCTTTTCTAATGGATAAACCAGCCTTGAGCCATTGATAAATTCACCCCTTCCGTTAGCAATAGCAAGGTAAAATTTTGACAGGTCTTCAGGAGGAACTGTAAGGTCAGAATCCAGGATAAACAAAATATCTCCGGATGCAGAATCTAATCCTTTCATTACAGCATCTTTTTTACCAACATTATCTTGAAAAATAAGCTTAATATTCTTTTCTGGATAAAGCTTTATCATTTCTTCAATCTTCTCAATTGTTCCATCACGAGAATGGCCATCAACAAAGATAAGCTCTGTTTCTTTTCCCATATTGGGTGTCCTTTTTATCGCACCCTCTATATTTCCCGCCTCATTCTTGGTAGGAATGATTACTGAACATGTATAATCTTTCTGTATTATTCTTGCATTATTTTCTTTTGCTACTACATATTGTATCAAACAAAGGTTTTTTATTAAAGGAAGATAAGCAAGGCATTTATTTAAAAAAAAGGAGATAAAAGGGATGTATTTAGGAAAAAGGAGTCTATATCCCTTTCTTATCACCTCATAACCATTTAAGTTTAAAAGATTTTCTATATCATCTAAACAAAGCCAATTTTGATGGTATCCCTTCATCTTAAGACCCAATATTTCACCAATCTTTAGAATAGGCTCCCATAAATAATTATAATATGTAATGATTATCCTTGTCTCATCCTTACTAACCTTTTGTAATTCCCTAAATGCCTGCCAGACATCATCCAGATAGCCAATAAGATCAGACATAATTACATAGTCAAATTTCTCATTTATATACAAGTTTTCTGCATCATCCACAAGGAATTCATATTCTGGATATTTTTCTTGGGCTTGTTTTATCATCTCAGGGCTAAAATCTATTCCAACACCCCTTTTTGGTTTAACATGTCCGATAAAATCTCCGGTTCCGCAGCCTATCTCTAAAAATGAGGAATCCTTTGAGACAATAAATCCAATAAGTTTTTCCAGCTCTTGATAATAATACCTATTTTTTCTTTTCCACCTATCCCTTTCTGGTGCAATTTTATCAAAGTATTTTATCCTATCTTTTTTCTCCATTCCCTATACCATTCTATTGTCTTTCTTAACCCCTCCTCAAAATCCATCTTTGCACAAAACCCAAATTCCTTCTCTGCCTTTGTTGTATCAAGCCTCCTTTTAGGCTGACCATCTGGCTTTGTCCTATCCCAGATAATTTCACCATTAAATCCTGTAAGCCTTACGATTAGAGCAACCAGGTCTTTAATAGAAATTTCCATCCCTGAGCCTAGGTTCACAGGCTCACTCTTGTTATAGTGTTCAGAAGCCAATAATATGCCATTTGCGCAATCCTCAACATACAAAAATTCCCTTGTTGGATTTCCCGTTCCCCAAACAATAATTTTATCTTCTTTATTTTCTATTGCATCCATACACTTTTTTATCAATGCAGGGATAACATGGGAAGATTTAGGAGAAAAGTTATCCCCTTCGCCATAAAGATTTACAGGAAGGAGAAATATTGAATTAAAACCATATTGTTTTCTATAGCCTAAAGATTGAACAAGCATCATCTTCTTTGCTAATCCATAAGGTGCATTTGTCTCCTCAGGATAACCATTCCATAAATCCTCTTCTTTGAAAGGCACAGGCGTGAACTTTGGATAGGCACAGATTGTTCCAATTGCAACAAATTTACCTACATTATTCCTCCTTGCATGCTCCATCATCATCGCACCCATTATAAGGTTATTATAAAAATATAACCCAGGGTTTTCCCTGTTTCCTCCAATTCCACCGACAATTGCAGCTAGATGGATAACTAAATCAGCAGGAAAATCCTTATAAAGCCTTTCTACATTTGCCTCCCTTGTTAAATCATAATCCTTGCTTCTTGGAATGAATATATTTTGACAACCCCTCTCTTTAAGATTAGAAACCACATATTTTCCCAAGAATCCAGCTCCACCTGTAACGATAACCCTTTT is a genomic window containing:
- a CDS encoding glycosyltransferase family 39 protein, with the translated sequence MRYKLILIFILFLASILRFYGIKEKGLVQHDEGSYLQGVKTITITLDWAIKNLFAIKQPQLKDLFYEKDGGYYPSSAKPGFYSLMALPSLFVGIHDYAAIIVSGICDVLTTLVVFFIGKELWNPFFGLLSCFIYSILGLSILYSRSALPVSPATLFMILGCLFWLYSMRKPTKRNIYLIISGFSIGYGVTCHYSYFFVPLIFLFLEFIYLIKSRLKFRKLLIFGFSMTIPLLIFQAISLLAKYIIYARGFEKYISVLGSRFTYFGQLLIQTNLGEAHSPSEIFSLFLKRVIRRLTRYHIKFEDTFSQPMGPSGVPPELEGSGLFYYINLLVAHDGWLFVFLLVLGIIAFLINIKRLSFKELSIFLLFFIPTFFWAVICPIKYARVFSVTYPFIVLIISFGLGKLFYKKKALLFLSIILIVGNAIFYIPKTMRMRSGYKSAIEWMKAHKGVKHISLTPVSDFYGGSKNARFLNSIDEAKIAYSEGFHYLLLDRNKYHFSENILIKASNTIKPVVLIPHSNDCFAYEEGFSPAIIKRILKEPRVLKIYDLGEILKSIE
- a CDS encoding class I SAM-dependent methyltransferase; the encoded protein is MKIQIPSKENIKATNEEDPLKYYYLPVIKWFYLNRLEMVLNLIGKERKQRVLEIGYGSGILFPELKKRFEEIYGIDIHNKTDLVYNMLKKEGIESSLKVGNILDLPYPDNNFDCIVCISVLEHILDLDKATQEIKRVLTPGGKAIIGFPNVNKAMNFLFKIIGFEGIEKHHVSSPFEIISSMEKKFIFEGKKSFWSLYFAYKYKKDEV
- a CDS encoding glycosyltransferase → MEKKDRIKYFDKIAPERDRWKRKNRYYYQELEKLIGFIVSKDSSFLEIGCGTGDFIGHVKPKRGVGIDFSPEMIKQAQEKYPEYEFLVDDAENLYINEKFDYVIMSDLIGYLDDVWQAFRELQKVSKDETRIIITYYNYLWEPILKIGEILGLKMKGYHQNWLCLDDIENLLNLNGYEVIRKGYRLLFPKYIPFISFFLNKCLAYLPLIKNLCLIQYVVAKENNARIIQKDYTCSVIIPTKNEAGNIEGAIKRTPNMGKETELIFVDGHSRDGTIEKIEEMIKLYPEKNIKLIFQDNVGKKDAVMKGLDSASGDILFILDSDLTVPPEDLSKFYLAIANGRGEFINGSRLVYPLEKDSMRFLNKIANKIFALMFLWIFEQRITDTLCGTKVFFKKDYERIKENKKFFGDFDPFGDFELLFGACKLNLKIVEVPIRYKPRTYGEIKISRFKHGILLLRMAIIGALKLKFN
- a CDS encoding GDP-L-fucose synthase — protein: MNDFWKDKRVIVTGGAGFLGKYVVSNLKERGCQNIFIPRSKDYDLTREANVERLYKDFPADLVIHLAAIVGGIGGNRENPGLYFYNNLIMGAMMMEHARRNNVGKFVAIGTICAYPKFTPVPFKEEDLWNGYPEETNAPYGLAKKMMLVQSLGYRKQYGFNSIFLLPVNLYGEGDNFSPKSSHVIPALIKKCMDAIENKEDKIIVWGTGNPTREFLYVEDCANGILLASEHYNKSEPVNLGSGMEISIKDLVALIVRLTGFNGEIIWDRTKPDGQPKRRLDTTKAEKEFGFCAKMDFEEGLRKTIEWYREWRKKIG